Proteins from a single region of Desulfobacter postgatei 2ac9:
- a CDS encoding KamA family radical SAM protein produces the protein MNNRIKQNNLKTPFDIVENCSPLWKKIFAEAVRDPAELCRRLEISNEHVDLNSNFPMLVPEPFLQRIKPKDPLDPLLLQVLPRKEESAVNRDFTTDPLGENGHLSPEGTLSKYHGRSLIVTGKACSIHCRFCFRRHLPLPEIEENNISSGSGIHPEIIAVRFKADPTIHEVILSGGDPLMLSDRQLQDLIFHLDQVPGVRRIRIHTRMPIIIPQRLTEDLLSLLSNHKRYGKRAKMIVVLHVNHPNELDSGVSRSIEELMDSGCILLSQTVLLRQVNDSLPVLAELFERLIDLGVMPYYLHQLDRVAGAAHFEVSPEEGCDLITKLRRLLPGYAVPRYVREIPGEPGKVVLK, from the coding sequence ATGAACAATAGAATAAAACAAAATAATCTTAAAACCCCTTTTGATATTGTGGAAAACTGTTCGCCCCTGTGGAAAAAGATTTTTGCCGAGGCAGTTCGAGATCCTGCTGAACTATGCAGACGTCTGGAAATCTCAAACGAACATGTGGATTTAAATTCCAATTTTCCAATGCTTGTACCTGAACCGTTTTTACAGCGCATCAAGCCCAAAGATCCCCTGGATCCGCTTTTACTTCAGGTCCTTCCCAGAAAGGAAGAATCTGCTGTGAATCGGGACTTTACAACCGACCCGCTTGGTGAGAATGGGCATTTAAGCCCTGAAGGCACCCTGTCCAAATACCACGGCCGTTCTCTCATCGTAACAGGCAAGGCGTGCAGTATTCACTGCCGTTTCTGTTTCAGGCGGCATCTGCCGCTTCCGGAGATAGAGGAAAACAACATTTCAAGCGGTTCCGGTATTCATCCGGAAATCATTGCCGTTCGATTTAAGGCTGACCCCACAATCCACGAGGTAATACTCAGCGGCGGCGATCCCCTGATGTTAAGTGACAGGCAACTTCAGGATCTCATTTTCCACCTTGACCAGGTCCCGGGTGTACGAAGAATCAGAATTCATACCAGGATGCCGATTATTATTCCCCAGCGGCTTACTGAAGATCTGCTTAGCTTGCTGAGTAATCATAAACGTTATGGCAAGAGAGCTAAAATGATTGTTGTATTACACGTCAATCATCCCAATGAACTTGATTCCGGGGTTTCCCGTTCAATAGAAGAATTAATGGATTCCGGGTGCATTTTATTAAGCCAAACCGTGCTGTTACGACAGGTGAATGATTCTTTGCCTGTGCTGGCTGAGCTTTTTGAGCGTCTCATTGATTTAGGGGTTATGCCATATTATCTTCATCAGCTTGATCGGGTTGCCGGCGCTGCACATTTTGAAGTCTCACCCGAAGAAGGATGCGACCTGATAACAAAACTGAGGAGACTGTTGCCGGGATATGCAGTCCCACGCTATGTCAGGGAAATCCCAGGGGAACCGGGCAAGGTTGTGTTAAAGTAA